A single window of Pirellulales bacterium DNA harbors:
- a CDS encoding carbon storage regulator: MQIFTLKKNDSLLINGEIVVKLVAIHDDTARLACLVPPEVSVHRKEIFDAIARTASHERDHHFG, from the coding sequence ATGCAAATCTTCACACTGAAGAAGAACGATTCGTTGCTGATCAACGGCGAGATCGTGGTCAAGCTGGTCGCCATCCACGATGACACGGCAAGGCTAGCCTGTCTTGTTCCGCCCGAGGTGTCGGTCCATCGGAAAGAAATCTTCGACGCAATCGCCAGGACCGCGAGCCACGAGCGCGACCATCACTTCGGCTGA
- a CDS encoding efflux RND transporter periplasmic adaptor subunit, which yields MFLRPTGFKTSVKALLVATVAAFLSTPANADEPAGEHPKPPVFQTAKVTRGDLVVAVRATGTIEPEEVVDVGAQVAGLITDFGRDLDHPDKSIDYNSRVEPGTLLAHMDPTLYQTQRDSARAGLERAEASVLFAQAKSEQTESELDRAKSGRLKKTVSEADYSAAIANQKMAEASLAIAKADVDQAKAALRQAQINLSSTVIVSPVKGTVIDRRVNIGQTVVAALNAPSLFLIARDLKRLEIWASVNEDDIAKIHPEQAARFTVGAFHDKMFDGRVRQVRLNAQMTQNQVTYTVVLTVDGTDEKLLPYMTANLQFEVARRDNVLLVPNAALRWRPRPEWVVPGAEEKVGGEASASKSRDDQLKTPPRRRVWVRDGKFVRPVELQIGISDDATTEITGGDLKEGQEVVVHATPAAQAK from the coding sequence ATGTTTTTACGTCCTACCGGATTCAAGACGTCAGTTAAGGCTCTCTTGGTCGCGACGGTTGCGGCCTTTCTTTCAACGCCGGCGAATGCCGACGAGCCGGCGGGCGAACATCCCAAGCCGCCGGTCTTCCAAACAGCGAAGGTAACGCGCGGCGATCTGGTTGTCGCCGTTCGCGCGACGGGAACCATCGAACCGGAAGAAGTCGTCGATGTCGGCGCCCAGGTCGCCGGATTGATCACGGATTTCGGCCGCGATCTCGATCACCCCGACAAGTCGATCGACTACAATTCGCGCGTTGAGCCGGGCACGTTGCTTGCGCACATGGATCCCACGCTGTACCAGACTCAGCGAGACTCCGCTAGAGCCGGCCTAGAGCGCGCCGAGGCCAGCGTATTGTTCGCCCAGGCGAAGTCCGAACAAACCGAAAGCGAATTGGATCGAGCTAAGTCAGGACGTCTTAAGAAGACGGTCAGTGAGGCCGACTACAGCGCCGCGATCGCGAATCAAAAAATGGCCGAGGCCTCGCTCGCTATTGCGAAGGCCGATGTCGATCAGGCGAAGGCTGCGCTCAGACAAGCGCAGATCAACCTCAGTTCCACGGTGATCGTCTCCCCAGTGAAGGGAACGGTTATCGACCGCCGCGTGAACATCGGGCAGACGGTGGTGGCCGCCCTCAACGCGCCGAGTCTGTTTCTCATCGCGCGCGATTTGAAAAGATTGGAGATTTGGGCCTCGGTCAACGAAGACGATATCGCCAAAATTCACCCGGAGCAGGCCGCAAGATTCACCGTGGGCGCCTTCCACGACAAGATGTTCGATGGCCGTGTACGGCAAGTCCGGCTCAACGCGCAAATGACGCAGAATCAAGTCACCTACACGGTCGTCTTGACCGTCGATGGCACTGACGAAAAGCTGCTCCCCTACATGACCGCCAATTTGCAATTCGAGGTCGCCCGGCGGGATAACGTTTTGTTGGTTCCGAACGCCGCCCTCCGTTGGCGACCACGGCCGGAATGGGTCGTTCCCGGGGCGGAGGAGAAAGTTGGCGGGGAAGCGTCTGCGTCGAAGAGCCGCGACGACCAACTGAAGACCCCACCGCGACGCCGCGTATGGGTTCGAGATGGAAAGTTCGTACGGCCGGTCGAACTGCAGATTGGCATAAGTGATGACGCGACGACGGAAATCACCGGCGGTGATTTGAAGGAGGGCCAGGAGGTGGTCGTTCATGCGACGCCTGCCGCCCAAGCGAAGTAA
- a CDS encoding ATP-binding domain-containing protein, translated as MRDASQGLGHRTRVVIPLHTQHYLMLQRNLLYTAVTRGKRLVVLVGSKKALGMAVRRIDTRQRHTTLRKRLQEAQQLV; from the coding sequence GTGAGAGACGCCTCTCAGGGGTTGGGTCACCGGACGCGCGTCGTCATTCCCCTGCATACCCAGCACTACCTCATGCTCCAGAGAAACCTGCTTTATACGGCGGTCACGCGGGGCAAGAGACTCGTTGTCCTGGTGGGCAGCAAGAAGGCATTGGGGATGGCCGTGCGGCGGATCGACACCCGCCAGCGACACACCACGCTGAGAAAAAGGCTTCAAGAGGCACAGCAGCTCGTTTGA
- a CDS encoding Ldh family oxidoreductase, whose translation MPRPGDIMTVAENRTYPIERLHEFSTRVFMHCGVPRDDARLAADVLAAADLRGVDSHGVARLLAYFDMLDHGRINPQANVCVIRELPGTATVDGDNGLGLVVGPKANIIAMEKALAVGSRWVSVRNSNHFGIAGYYPLQALKHDLIGWAMTNSTKIVAPLWGAERMLGTNPIAVAFPGLEEPPIVIDMETSATAYGKIEIALRASKPIPEGWAIDSDGLAVTQPQQMIDGGALVPLGGTRDQGGHKGFCLAALVDIMSCVLSGANWGPFAPPFALQQEIPSRSVGKGIGHLLGALRIDGFIDPDAFKRQIDEWVRTFRATKPAPGTPGVVIPGDPERLAEAERRVTGVPLSPAVVTDLRDISARTGVPFE comes from the coding sequence ATGCCCCGACCGGGAGACATCATGACTGTCGCCGAAAACCGAACTTACCCCATTGAGCGTTTGCATGAATTCTCGACCCGCGTCTTCATGCATTGCGGCGTGCCACGCGACGACGCTCGCCTCGCCGCTGATGTATTGGCCGCCGCCGACTTACGCGGAGTCGATTCGCACGGTGTCGCCCGGCTCCTCGCCTACTTCGACATGCTCGATCACGGCCGGATCAACCCGCAGGCGAACGTATGCGTTATCCGCGAGTTACCCGGCACCGCAACCGTGGACGGTGACAACGGACTCGGCTTGGTGGTCGGCCCCAAGGCGAACATCATCGCGATGGAGAAAGCGTTGGCGGTCGGTTCGCGATGGGTAAGTGTCAGGAACTCAAACCATTTTGGGATTGCCGGCTACTACCCGTTGCAGGCCCTGAAGCATGACCTGATCGGCTGGGCAATGACCAACTCCACCAAGATCGTTGCGCCGCTATGGGGCGCCGAACGGATGCTCGGCACCAATCCTATTGCCGTCGCCTTTCCAGGGTTGGAGGAGCCGCCGATCGTCATTGACATGGAGACCAGCGCCACGGCTTACGGCAAAATCGAGATCGCCTTGCGAGCCAGCAAACCGATCCCGGAGGGATGGGCCATCGACAGCGACGGCCTGGCGGTCACGCAGCCGCAACAAATGATCGACGGCGGGGCACTTGTCCCGCTCGGCGGCACGCGCGACCAGGGCGGCCACAAGGGATTCTGCTTGGCTGCCCTGGTGGACATTATGAGTTGCGTGTTGAGCGGAGCCAACTGGGGACCGTTCGCGCCGCCGTTCGCGCTGCAGCAAGAGATCCCCAGTCGCAGCGTCGGAAAGGGCATTGGCCACCTCTTGGGGGCGCTGCGGATCGACGGCTTCATCGACCCCGATGCCTTCAAGCGTCAGATCGACGAGTGGGTGCGCACTTTTCGCGCGACGAAACCCGCTCCTGGCACACCGGGCGTTGTTATTCCTGGCGACCCGGAACGCTTGGCCGAAGCCGAGCGGCGTGTGACGGGCGTGCCGCTGAGTCCGGCCGTCGTAACGGACCTACGCGATATTTCGGCCCGCACTGGTGTGCCGTTCGAGTGA